One genomic region from Phragmites australis chromosome 1, lpPhrAust1.1, whole genome shotgun sequence encodes:
- the LOC133916108 gene encoding uroporphyrinogen decarboxylase 1, chloroplastic, with protein sequence MMSPAASSTATAAAFLSAAPASSSPSAGRRRSRLFRLPAISASVLSSSEEPLLVRAARGEDGLPRPPAWMMRQAGRYMAEYQALAKRHPSFRERSENTDLIVEITLQPWRAFAPDGVILFSDILTPLPAIGVPFDISDSKGPVIQSPVRSEEQVRELAPIDLDMLQFVGESLKILRNEIDGKAALLGFVGAPWTIATYVVEGGMTNTYTNIKSMCHTAPNVLRGLLSHLAQAISDYIIFQVNSGAQCIQIFDSWGGQLPPHVWEHWSKPYIKQIVSRIKKECPHVPLVLYINGNGGLLERMKDTGVDVIGLDWTVDMADGRRRLGNGISVQGNVDPAYLFSPLPVLTDEIHRVVKSAGPKGHILNLGHGVLQKTPEEAVAHFFDVTRSLRYDTIFQGSVAEELQPVA encoded by the exons ATGATGTCCCCGGCGGCCTCCTCAACGGCCACGGCCGCCGCCttcctctccgcggcgcccgcctcctcctccccttccgcCGGACGCCGGCGCAGCCGCCTCTTCCGCCTCCCTGCCATCTCCGCATCCGTCTTGTCTTCCTCCG AGGAGCCGCTGCTGGTGCGTGCGGCGAGGGGCGAGGACGGTCTCCCGCGGCCGCCAGCGTGGATGATGAGGCAGGCGGGTCGGTACATGGCGGAGTACCAGGCGCTGGCGAAGCGCCACCCTTCGTTCCGGGAGCGGTCCGAGAACACGGACCTCATCGTCGAGATCACACTGCAGCCCTGGCGCGCCTTCGCGCCCGACGGCGTCATCCTGTTCTCGGACATACTCACGCCGCTGCCGGCCATCGGGGTGCCGTTCGATATCTCGGACTCCAAGGGCCCGGTGATCCAGTCGCCCGTGCGGTCCGAGGAGCAGGTGAGGGAGCTCGCCCCCATCGACCTCGATATGCTCCAGTTCGTCGGGGAGTCACTCAAGATTCTGCGGAATGAG ATTGATGGAAAAGCTGCTTTGCTAGGATTTGTGGGGGCCCCATGGACAATTGCAACTTATGTTGTTGAAGGGGGGATGACCAACACATACACAAATATAAAGAGTATGTGTCATACAGCTCCAAATGTCTTAAGGGGCCTTCTCTCTCACCTTGCACAAGCGATATCTGACTATATCATTTTCCAAGTAAACTCTGGGGCTCAATGTATACAAATATTTGATTCATGGGGTGGGCAACTTCCACCTCATGTGTGGGAACATTGGTCAAAACCATACATCAAACAG ATTGTGAGTAGGATTAAGAAAGAGTGCCCTCATGTCCCACTTGTGTTGTATATAAATGGAAATGGAGGTTTACTTGAGCGCATGAAGGACACAGGAGTTGATGTTATTGGGCTTGATTGGACAGTGGACATGGCTGATGGAAGGAGGCGCCTTGGTAATGGAATTAGTGTACAAGGGAATGTGGACCCAGCATATCTGTTTTCACCACTACCAGTACTGACTGATGAAATTCATAG GGTTGTGAAATCAGCTGGCCCAAAAGGTCATATACTTAACTTGGGCCATGGTGTACTTCAAAAAACACCCGAAGAAGCTGTAGCACATTTCTTTGATGTCACAAGGAGCTTGAGATATGACACCATTTTCCAAGGTTCTGTTGCTGAAGAATTGCAGCCTGTTGCTTGA
- the LOC133916122 gene encoding calcium-dependent protein kinase 1-like, translating to MGNRASRHHRHATDQQPAPPTQPNPQTPPPPPQQQQPKPKPQPTPALAADAGAVGRVLGRPMEDVRATYTFGRELGRGQFGVTYLVTHRETGQRFACKSIATRKLVHRDDIEDVRREVQIMHHLTGHRNIVELRGAYEDRHSVNLVMELCEGGELFDRIIAKGHYTERAAAALCREIVAVVHSCHSMGVFHRDLKPENFLFLNNKEDSPLKATDFGLSVFLKHGEMFKDLVGSAYYVAPEVLKRHYGAEADIWSAGVILYILLSGVPPFWAENEDGIFDAVLRGHIDFSSDPWSSISNGAKDLVKKMLRQDPKERLTAAEILNHPWIKEDGEAPDKPLDITVISRMKQFRAMNKLKKVALKVVAENLSDEEIMGLKEMFRSLDTDNSGTITLEELRSGLPKLGTIISESEIRQLMEAADVDGNGTIDYAEFISATMHLNRLEKEDHILKAFEYFDKDHSGYITVDELEEALRKYDMGDDKTIKEIIAEVDTDHDGRINYQEFVAMMRSNSPEIVPNRRRMF from the exons ATGGGTAACCGCGCCTCGCGCCACCATCGCCACGCCACCGACCAGCAGCCGGCCCCGCCGACCCAGCCCAATCCCCAgactcctccgccgccgccgcagcagcagcagccgaaGCCGAAGCCCCAGCCGACTCCGGCGCTGGCGGCAGACGCTGGGGCGGTGGGGCGCGTACTGGGGCGGCCGATGGAGGACGTGCGCGCGACCTACACCTTCGGCCGCGAGCTCGGCCGGGGCCAGTTCGGGGTCACCTACCTCGTCACGCACCGGGAGACAGGGCAGCGCTTCGCCTGCAAGTCCATCGCCACGCGGAAGCTCGTCCACCGTGACGACATCGAGGACGTGCGCCGCGAGGTGCAGATCATGCACCACCTCACGGGCCACCGCAACATTGTCGAGCTCCGCGGCGCCTACGAGGACAGGCACTCGGTCAACCTCGTCATGGAGCTCTGCGAGGGCGGGGAGCTCTTCGACCGCATCATCGCGAAGGGCCACTACACCGAGCGAGCCGCAGCCGCGCTCTGCCGCGAGATCGTCGCCGTCGTGCACAGCTGCCACTCCATGGGGGTATTCCACCGGGATCTCAAGCCTGAGAACTTTTTGTTCCTCAACAACAAGGAGGACTCGCCGCTCAAGGCCACTGACTTCGGCCTCTCCGTCTTCTTGAAGCACG GCGAGATGTTTAAGGATCTTGTGGGAAGTGCGTACTATGTTGCTCCTGAGGTGCTGAAACGGCACTATGGGGCAGAGGCTGATATATGGAGTGCTGGGGTTATTCTTTACATCCTTCTGTCTGGTGTTCCTCCTTTTTGGGCAG AGAACGAGGATGGTATATTTGATGCCGTCTTGCGCGGTCACATTGATTTCTCTTCTGATCCTTGGTCTTCAATATCTAATGGTGCAAAGgatttggtcaagaagatgCTGCGGCAAGACCCAAAAGAGCGCCTGactgctgctgaaattttga ATCATCCATGGATTAAAGAAGATGGAGAGGCACCAGATAAGCCACTTGACATTACGGTCATCAGTAGAATGAAACAGTTCAGGGCAATGAACAAACTTAAGAAAGTTGCATTGAAG GTTGTTGCTGAGAACTTATCAGATGAAGAGATTATGGGCTTAAAAGAAATGTTCAGATCCCTGGATACAGATAACAGTGGGACAATTACTCTTGAAGAGCTAAGATCTGGTTTACCAAAACTTGGCACTATAATTTCTGAATCAGAAATTAGACAGTTGATGGAGGCG GCTGATGTTGATGGAAATGGGACCATTGATTACGCGGAGTTCATATCAGCTACGATGCACTTGAATAGATTGGAGAAGGAAGACCACATACTCAAAGCATttgaatattttgataaggaCCACAGCGG ATACATAACAGTAGATGAGTTGGAAGAAGCTCTGAGAAAGTATGATATGGGAGATgataaaacaattaaagaaaTCATTGCTGAAGTAGATACAGATCAT GATGGAAGAATTAACTACCAGGAGTTTGTTGCCATGATGAGGAGCAACAGCCCTGAGATTGTTCCGAATCGGAGGCGCATGTTCTGA